In the Streptomyces sp. BHT-5-2 genome, one interval contains:
- a CDS encoding protein phosphatase 2C domain-containing protein: protein MGVTGPSRCRNCGEPLAAGDNYCGRCGADPLTSGGHGLPTGHGAPPAGYAAGPAAQAGPPPPDPTTRLAYGDHGGARVPSAGPAGRPADPRVVGYEAVADAAAGAVARPEADAVPAAPAEAAAGTEAEPAAGTTADAGTAVPQGPAADAGEPGGTIFDAPAVSAGAPAATGSGTSPDTPVRPERDHLEQELPGVAAVSDVGHRHHRNEDFFALAGTALPDGAPAVIAVVCDGVSSATRPDDASRIAAERAAGALRMALPRGAHPQQAMHDAVLAASTAVDALAADPSLAHDEFRQQNAPACTFVGALVGGGLLTIGWVGDSRAYWIPDDRTAPPVRLTEDDSWAAQMVANNLMTEAEANADERAHAITGWLGADAYEVEPHIAAFRPDGPGTVVVCTDGLWNYVETAGAMAAVLPTDAPARPLDAARVLVDHALAGGGHDNVTVAVVRFPAPADGAGSA from the coding sequence ATGGGTGTGACTGGGCCGTCCCGCTGCCGGAACTGCGGTGAGCCGCTCGCCGCGGGGGACAACTACTGCGGACGGTGCGGCGCCGATCCCCTGACGTCGGGCGGCCACGGCCTGCCCACGGGACACGGTGCGCCCCCGGCGGGGTACGCGGCGGGGCCGGCGGCGCAGGCGGGGCCGCCGCCGCCCGACCCCACGACCCGTCTCGCGTACGGGGATCACGGGGGCGCGAGGGTGCCGTCGGCAGGGCCCGCCGGCCGGCCAGCGGACCCGCGGGTGGTCGGCTACGAGGCGGTCGCCGACGCCGCCGCCGGGGCCGTGGCGCGGCCCGAAGCGGACGCCGTGCCGGCCGCTCCGGCCGAGGCCGCCGCCGGCACGGAAGCGGAGCCCGCGGCGGGCACCACGGCGGACGCCGGGACGGCCGTCCCGCAGGGGCCAGCGGCGGACGCCGGGGAGCCGGGCGGAACGATCTTCGACGCGCCCGCGGTGTCCGCCGGCGCGCCCGCCGCGACCGGAAGCGGAACGTCCCCGGACACCCCGGTGCGGCCCGAACGCGACCATCTGGAGCAGGAGTTGCCGGGGGTCGCGGCGGTCAGCGACGTCGGCCACCGGCACCACCGCAACGAGGACTTCTTCGCGCTGGCCGGCACCGCGCTGCCGGACGGCGCGCCGGCGGTGATCGCGGTGGTCTGCGACGGGGTCTCCTCGGCCACCCGTCCCGACGACGCCTCCCGGATCGCCGCCGAACGGGCCGCCGGCGCGCTGCGGATGGCACTGCCGCGCGGCGCCCACCCGCAGCAGGCCATGCACGACGCGGTGCTGGCGGCCTCGACGGCGGTCGATGCGCTGGCCGCCGACCCGTCGCTGGCGCACGACGAGTTCCGCCAGCAGAACGCCCCGGCCTGCACCTTCGTCGGCGCCCTGGTCGGCGGGGGGCTGCTGACCATCGGCTGGGTCGGCGACAGCCGGGCGTACTGGATCCCCGACGACCGCACCGCGCCGCCGGTCCGGCTCACCGAGGACGACTCCTGGGCGGCCCAGATGGTCGCCAACAACCTGATGACGGAGGCCGAGGCCAACGCCGACGAGCGGGCGCACGCCATCACCGGATGGCTCGGCGCGGACGCGTACGAGGTCGAACCGCACATCGCGGCGTTCCGGCCGGACGGGCCGGGCACGGTGGTCGTGTGCACGGACGGGCTGTGGAACTACGTCGAGACGGCCGGGGCGATGGCGGCGGTGCTGCCGACGGACGCCCCGGCCCGGCCGCTGGACGCCGCGCGGGTGCTGGTCGACCACGCCCTGGCCGGCGGCGGGCACGACAACGTAACGGTCGCGGTGGTGCGGTTCCCGGCGCCCGCGGACGGGGCAGGATCGGCCTGA
- a CDS encoding glutamate ABC transporter substrate-binding protein, producing the protein MGTRGRGLRNLRAVLAPVVAGMAVMAATATVLVPALGHGARPDAPGPVATHRSYGPGTPHAAPAAARCTPGTAAQSLRPSPADGPAVERIRKKGQLVVGVDQNTYRWGYRDRDTGRLEGFDIDLARAIAQDILGPDAKVVFQAVPTNQRIPAVRQRTVDMVVRTMTINCARKEQVAFSTAYFQAGQQVLAPKESPITAFDDSLRGRRVCTAAGSTGEAELARRNHGAKVLTAPNQLDCLVRLQLGEADAVVTDSALAAAQAAQDPTVELKGRPFTDESYGVAMNKDDPDLVRRVNKVLDDYRSGGDDSPWMRAYRKWLQADLPGISGPPAPEYGD; encoded by the coding sequence ATGGGGACGCGCGGGCGGGGGCTGCGGAATCTGCGGGCCGTCCTGGCGCCGGTCGTGGCGGGCATGGCCGTGATGGCGGCGACCGCGACGGTGCTGGTGCCCGCGCTGGGCCATGGGGCGCGCCCGGACGCCCCGGGCCCGGTGGCGACGCACCGCTCGTACGGGCCGGGGACGCCGCACGCGGCACCGGCCGCGGCGCGGTGCACACCGGGCACGGCGGCGCAGAGCCTGCGGCCCTCGCCCGCCGACGGGCCGGCGGTGGAGCGGATCAGGAAGAAGGGCCAACTGGTCGTCGGGGTGGACCAGAACACCTACCGGTGGGGGTACCGCGACCGGGACACCGGCCGGCTGGAGGGCTTCGACATCGACCTGGCGCGGGCGATCGCCCAGGACATCCTGGGGCCGGACGCCAAGGTCGTCTTCCAGGCGGTGCCGACCAACCAGCGGATCCCGGCGGTGCGGCAGCGCACGGTGGACATGGTGGTGCGGACGATGACGATCAACTGCGCGCGCAAGGAGCAGGTGGCGTTCTCGACGGCGTACTTCCAGGCGGGGCAGCAGGTGCTGGCGCCGAAGGAGTCGCCGATCACGGCGTTCGACGACTCGTTGCGCGGCAGGCGGGTGTGCACCGCGGCGGGTTCGACGGGCGAGGCGGAGCTGGCGCGGCGCAACCACGGTGCGAAGGTGCTGACCGCGCCCAACCAGCTGGACTGCCTGGTGCGGCTCCAGTTGGGCGAGGCGGACGCGGTGGTCACCGACAGTGCGCTGGCGGCGGCGCAGGCGGCGCAGGACCCGACGGTGGAGCTGAAGGGCCGGCCGTTCACCGACGAGTCGTACGGGGTGGCGATGAACAAGGACGACCCGGATCTGGTGCGCCGGGTCAACAAGGTCCTGGACGACTACCGCAGCGGCGGGGACGACAGTCCCTGGATGCGGGCGTACCGGAAGTGGTTGCAGGCCGATCTGCCCGGCATATCGGGGCCGCCCGCACCGGAGTACGGCGACTGA
- a CDS encoding N-acetylglucosamine kinase, protein MGLTGTALAVDAGNSKTDVVLVATDGRVLGRARGGGFQPHLVGTARAVDVLAPLIAEARRRAGLPADGPAAQLSAFLANADLPVEVTRLTTEIVARGWADAVTVRNDTFALLRAGLPDGAEQLGVAVVCGAGVNCVGVGRGGATARFPAVGRISGDWGGGSFLADEALWHAARAEDGRGTPSELARALPAHFGLTTMAELIEALHLRRIPLDRRHELSPLLFAVAADGDAVARSLVARQAEEIALMASVALQRLDLLSEPTPVILGGGILAARHPLLHDHVTELLAARAPKAVPHLLTAPPVLGAALDALDRATPGPPRRAYTRLRAEWA, encoded by the coding sequence GTGGGCCTGACCGGCACTGCGCTCGCCGTCGACGCGGGCAACAGCAAGACCGACGTGGTGCTGGTCGCCACCGACGGCAGGGTCCTCGGCCGGGCCCGCGGCGGCGGCTTCCAGCCGCATCTGGTCGGCACCGCCCGCGCCGTGGACGTGCTGGCCCCCCTGATCGCCGAGGCCCGGCGCCGGGCCGGACTGCCCGCCGACGGCCCGGCCGCCCAGCTCTCCGCCTTCCTCGCCAACGCCGACCTCCCCGTCGAAGTGACCCGCCTGACCACCGAGATCGTCGCCCGCGGCTGGGCGGACGCCGTCACCGTACGCAACGACACCTTCGCCCTGCTCCGCGCCGGACTCCCGGACGGCGCCGAGCAGTTGGGCGTCGCCGTGGTCTGCGGCGCCGGCGTCAACTGCGTCGGCGTCGGCCGCGGCGGGGCCACCGCCCGCTTCCCGGCCGTCGGCCGGATCTCCGGCGACTGGGGCGGCGGCTCCTTCCTCGCCGACGAGGCCCTGTGGCACGCCGCCCGCGCCGAGGACGGCCGCGGCACACCGAGCGAACTCGCCCGCGCGCTACCGGCCCACTTCGGCCTGACGACGATGGCAGAACTGATCGAGGCCCTGCACCTGCGGCGGATCCCGCTCGACCGCCGGCACGAACTGTCCCCCCTGCTCTTCGCCGTCGCGGCGGACGGCGACGCCGTCGCCCGCTCCCTCGTGGCCCGCCAGGCGGAGGAGATCGCCCTGATGGCCTCCGTCGCCCTCCAGCGCCTCGACCTCCTCTCCGAACCGACCCCGGTCATCCTCGGCGGCGGCATCCTCGCCGCCCGGCACCCCCTTCTCCACGACCACGTCACCGAACTCCTCGCCGCCCGGGCGCCGAAGGCCGTCCCGCACCTCCTCACCGCGCCCCCGGTCCTCGGCGCCGCCCTGGACGCACTGGACCGGGCGACCCCCGGACCGCCCCGACGGGCCTACACCCGCCTGCGGGCGGAATGGGCATAG
- a CDS encoding serine/threonine-protein kinase, which translates to MTERDGGRCQRRDCDGRYEDVGDGELYCDECGLAPVVSPEGLLSATATVLTQRVDEGGATVAAPPPTGAPRRRTAGTHVPGRRAGGRSGSGPGGRTPPVVRGSGRGAGGPASGSGGGSGASHGRLGAGLVTVPQVPRRDPRSAVLAQPAVPERKRFCSRGECGAPVGRGRDGRPGPAEGFCTKCGHPYSFVPKLRAGELVHDQYEVAGCLAHGGLGWIYLARDRAVDDRWVVLKGLLDTGDEEALAAAVSERRFLAAIEHPNIVRIYNFVEHLDRATGSRDGYIVMEYVDGTSLKDLANERRTSQGRRDPMPVEQACAYGVEALEALGHLHARQLLYCDFKVDNALQQHDRLKLIDLGAVRRMDDHESPLYGTIGYQAPEVGEMGPSVASDLYTVARTLAVLTFDFQGFTNVFADCLPDPEHIEVFRSYESFYRLLVRATDPDPGRRFGSAEEMAEQLTGVLREVAALRTGEPRPAHSTLFGPELRVVGTELMGPPAGDSSLLGGRRTGRRRAGRAAAPGPVRADGGPELRPLDVAGAALALPVPRADPDDPNAGFLAGLHAATPAELLAALRAAPADSPELRLRTLRARLELGGAAAASDGGRAAEVSADDDWRVVWHRGLAALAAGDREGAALAFDAVYDAFPGEQAPKLALGISAELLGQWENAAEYYRLVWATDRGYVSAAFGLARVRLAAGDREGAVAALESVPEASIHHTAARIAAVRARLRQRSPEEALLPDLRAAAQQVEALADFGLDDRRRELLATEVLGSALDWVLSGSHGDGPGAPGGGEPAGAAVPTLLGSPLDERGLRFGLERSYRLLARLARRGEERIELVERANRFRPRTWV; encoded by the coding sequence GTGACGGAGCGGGACGGGGGGCGGTGCCAGCGCCGGGACTGCGACGGGCGATACGAAGACGTCGGCGACGGGGAGTTGTACTGCGACGAGTGCGGGCTGGCGCCGGTGGTGTCGCCCGAGGGGCTGCTGTCGGCGACCGCGACGGTGCTGACGCAGCGGGTCGACGAGGGCGGTGCGACGGTCGCGGCGCCGCCGCCGACCGGTGCCCCGAGGCGGCGGACGGCCGGGACGCACGTCCCGGGGCGGCGGGCGGGCGGCCGGTCCGGGAGCGGGCCGGGCGGCCGGACGCCGCCGGTGGTGCGCGGCAGCGGCCGGGGAGCCGGCGGCCCCGCCTCGGGGTCCGGGGGCGGTTCCGGTGCGTCGCACGGGCGGCTGGGCGCCGGGCTGGTGACGGTGCCGCAGGTGCCGCGGCGCGATCCGCGGTCGGCGGTGCTGGCGCAGCCGGCGGTGCCGGAACGGAAGCGGTTCTGCAGCCGGGGCGAGTGCGGGGCGCCGGTGGGACGGGGCCGGGACGGCCGGCCGGGCCCGGCGGAGGGCTTCTGCACCAAGTGCGGCCATCCGTACAGCTTCGTACCGAAGTTGCGGGCCGGGGAGCTGGTGCACGACCAGTACGAGGTCGCCGGGTGCCTGGCGCACGGCGGGCTGGGCTGGATCTATCTGGCGCGGGACCGTGCGGTCGACGACCGGTGGGTGGTGCTCAAGGGGCTGCTGGACACCGGTGACGAGGAGGCGCTGGCGGCGGCGGTGTCCGAGCGGCGGTTCCTGGCCGCGATCGAGCACCCCAACATCGTGCGGATCTACAACTTCGTCGAGCACCTGGACCGGGCGACCGGCAGCCGGGACGGCTACATCGTCATGGAGTACGTCGACGGCACCTCCCTGAAGGACCTCGCCAACGAGCGGCGCACGTCCCAGGGGCGGCGCGACCCGATGCCGGTGGAGCAGGCGTGCGCGTACGGCGTCGAGGCGCTGGAGGCACTCGGCCATCTGCACGCGCGGCAGTTGCTCTACTGCGACTTCAAGGTCGACAACGCCCTCCAGCAGCACGACCGGCTCAAGCTGATCGACCTGGGCGCGGTGCGGCGCATGGACGACCACGAGAGCCCGCTGTACGGCACGATCGGCTACCAGGCGCCCGAGGTCGGCGAGATGGGCCCGTCGGTCGCCTCCGACCTCTACACCGTCGCCCGCACCCTCGCCGTCCTCACCTTCGACTTCCAGGGCTTCACCAACGTCTTCGCGGACTGTCTGCCGGATCCGGAGCACATCGAGGTGTTCCGTTCCTACGAGTCCTTCTACCGGCTGCTGGTACGGGCCACCGATCCGGATCCGGGCCGGCGCTTCGGGTCGGCGGAGGAGATGGCCGAGCAGCTGACGGGGGTTCTGCGGGAGGTGGCGGCGCTCCGTACGGGCGAGCCGCGGCCGGCGCACTCCACCCTGTTCGGGCCCGAACTGCGGGTGGTGGGCACGGAGCTGATGGGGCCGCCGGCCGGCGACAGTTCGCTGCTGGGCGGCCGGCGGACCGGCCGGCGGCGCGCCGGGCGGGCCGCGGCACCGGGTCCGGTGCGGGCGGACGGCGGCCCGGAGCTGCGGCCGCTGGACGTGGCCGGGGCGGCGCTGGCGCTGCCGGTGCCGCGGGCGGACCCCGACGACCCCAACGCCGGGTTCCTGGCCGGTCTGCACGCCGCGACGCCGGCGGAGCTGCTGGCCGCCCTGCGCGCGGCGCCCGCCGACTCGCCGGAGCTGCGGCTGCGGACCCTGCGCGCCCGGCTGGAGCTGGGCGGGGCCGCGGCCGCCTCCGACGGCGGGCGGGCGGCGGAGGTGTCCGCGGACGACGACTGGCGGGTGGTCTGGCACCGCGGGCTGGCGGCGCTGGCGGCGGGCGACCGGGAGGGCGCCGCGCTGGCCTTCGACGCGGTCTACGACGCCTTCCCCGGCGAGCAGGCGCCGAAGCTGGCGCTGGGCATCAGCGCCGAACTCCTCGGCCAGTGGGAGAACGCCGCGGAGTACTACCGCCTCGTCTGGGCGACCGACCGCGGGTATGTGAGCGCCGCGTTCGGACTGGCCCGGGTGCGGCTGGCGGCCGGCGACCGGGAGGGTGCGGTGGCGGCGCTGGAATCCGTACCGGAGGCGTCCATCCACCACACCGCGGCCCGGATCGCGGCGGTCCGCGCCCGGCTGCGGCAGCGCTCGCCCGAGGAGGCCCTGCTGCCGGATCTGCGGGCCGCCGCCCAACAGGTCGAGGCGCTGGCCGACTTCGGCCTGGACGACCGGCGCCGGGAACTGCTGGCCACCGAAGTACTGGGCAGTGCCCTGGACTGGGTACTCTCCGGGAGCCACGGCGACGGGCCCGGGGCGCCGGGCGGCGGGGAGCCGGCCGGTGCGGCGGTGCCGACGCTGCTCGGCAGTCCGCTGGACGAGCGCGGGCTGCGGTTCGGGCTGGAGCGCTCGTACCGTCTGCTGGCGCGGCTCGCGCGGCGTGGCGAGGAAAGGATCGAGCTGGTGGAGCGGGCCAACCGCTTCCGCCCCAGGACATGGGTGTGA
- a CDS encoding FadR/GntR family transcriptional regulator: MQSVRKGRVSLVESATDEIRGQIVSGTWPVGSRIPPESALSEALGVSRASVREAVRSLVHSGLLEPRQGDGTFVISDDDSAVALRRRLERAELSHVTQVRQGLDVVAARQAAKHRTDAQLAGIEAALERRGAALAAHDSEAFTAADAEFHILVAEAGANPVLADIYRSLSTALRAELRRAACLDTADAAATDPHSRLTDAIRARNPQAAVDAAVQLLAGHVRDLALPLDD, from the coding sequence GTGCAGTCCGTCCGCAAGGGCCGGGTGTCGCTCGTGGAGTCCGCGACCGACGAGATCCGCGGCCAGATCGTGAGCGGCACCTGGCCCGTGGGCAGCCGCATCCCGCCGGAGAGCGCCCTGTCCGAGGCCCTCGGCGTCAGCCGCGCCTCGGTCCGCGAGGCCGTGCGCTCGCTCGTCCACTCCGGACTCCTCGAACCCCGCCAGGGCGACGGCACGTTCGTGATCTCCGACGACGACAGCGCGGTCGCCCTCCGCCGCCGTCTGGAGCGCGCCGAGCTGAGCCATGTCACCCAGGTCCGCCAGGGGCTCGACGTGGTCGCCGCCCGGCAGGCCGCCAAGCACCGCACCGACGCCCAGCTCGCCGGCATCGAGGCCGCCCTGGAGCGCCGCGGGGCCGCCCTCGCGGCCCACGACAGCGAGGCGTTCACCGCGGCCGACGCGGAGTTCCACATCCTGGTCGCCGAGGCCGGCGCCAACCCCGTGCTCGCCGACATCTACCGCTCCCTCAGCACCGCCCTGCGCGCGGAACTCCGCCGCGCCGCCTGCCTGGACACCGCCGACGCCGCCGCCACCGACCCGCACTCCCGCCTCACCGACGCCATCCGCGCCCGGAACCCCCAGGCCGCCGTCGACGCCGCGGTCCAACTCCTCGCGGGCCACGTCCGGGACCTGGCACTGCCACTGGACGACTGA